The following are encoded in a window of Bradyrhizobium guangdongense genomic DNA:
- a CDS encoding molybdopterin cofactor-binding domain-containing protein: MASPVSNGAGRGSLVVVRTVDEVTSETFVRITADGSVTAYNGHVDLGTGIRTALGQIVAEELDVSFARVVVVLGDTAVVPNQGATIASETIQITAVPLRKAAAQARHFLIARAAERLELPAEDLKIEDGLVRGRNRSVSYGELIGGETIRLELANDVAVKDVGNYAIVGQSMPRVDLPAKATGELTFVHDVRLPGMLHGRVVRPPYAGVDAGPFVGTSLIAIDESSVRDIPGLVAVVRIGDFVGVVAEREENAICAAEQLKVSWKPTPALTDLADVETALRANPSTPRTLIDKGDVDAAISGAAKPMQRTYVWPYQMHASIGPSCAVADFQDGNVRVWSGTQNPHVLRSDLALLIERPESEVDVIRLEAAGCYGRNCADDVSADALLLSRAVGRPVRVQLTREQEHAWEPKGTAQLIDVNGGLDANGGIAGYDLATRYPSNAAPTLALLLTGRISPEPAVLQMGDRTAIPPYDYEHMRVVAHDMAPIVRASWFRGVSALPNTFAHESYIDEAATEAGVDPVEYRLRYLKDQRAVDLVNAVAERAGWTPRPVREDKDGDIVHGRGFAYALYVHSKFPGYGAAWSAWVADVSVNKTTGDVSVTRVVAGQDSGLMINPDGVRHQIQGNVIQSTSRALMEEVSFERGAVAAREWGAYPIIPFPDVPKIDVLMLPRQDHPPLGVGESASVPSAAAIANAIFDATGVRFREPPFTPERILKGLRGETSPVPQALPAPTAPQPSRIWENPFARRAGVFAAIAAVCTAAIGIAAALLPGRAILPIARPDASVYSAATIARGAQLAALGNCAECHTTIDGMLNAGGRALETPFGTIYSTNITPDVETGIGAWSYPAFERAMRDGLHRDGRQLYPAFPYPHFARTSDADMQALYAYLMAQPAVRATAPANSLTFPFNLRPLLAGWNAFFHRTQEFKPDPAKSEQWNRGAYLVEALGHCSGCHSPRNALGAEQRQAYLAGGFAEGWEAPPLTSHSHAPIPWNEDELFAYLRTGHSRYHGVAAGPMAPVVHDLKALPDEDIRAMAVYLGSFNDAAKDGPALAAKLESATQVTVASSTGARLYEGACAVCHEVGGLPLFGSRPSLALNSNLHSATADNLVQVILHGITEPASSDLGYMPAFGNSMSDAHVEQLANFLRGQFAPDKPAWTGVRETIARVRASAH; the protein is encoded by the coding sequence ATGGCCTCCCCTGTTTCGAACGGAGCCGGGCGGGGCTCGCTCGTCGTCGTCCGCACCGTGGACGAGGTCACGTCCGAGACCTTCGTGCGGATTACAGCCGACGGCTCGGTCACGGCCTATAACGGCCACGTCGATCTCGGCACTGGCATCCGCACCGCCCTCGGCCAGATCGTCGCCGAAGAACTCGACGTGTCCTTTGCGCGCGTTGTCGTCGTGCTCGGCGACACTGCCGTCGTGCCGAACCAGGGCGCGACGATTGCGAGCGAAACCATCCAGATCACTGCCGTGCCGCTGCGCAAGGCCGCGGCCCAGGCGCGACACTTCCTGATCGCGCGCGCGGCCGAGCGGTTGGAGCTGCCGGCCGAAGACCTGAAGATCGAGGACGGCCTCGTCCGAGGCCGTAATCGCAGCGTCAGCTATGGCGAGTTGATCGGCGGCGAGACCATCCGCCTCGAGCTTGCCAACGACGTTGCCGTCAAGGACGTCGGCAATTACGCCATCGTCGGCCAGTCGATGCCGCGGGTCGACCTTCCTGCCAAAGCCACGGGCGAGCTGACTTTCGTGCATGACGTTCGCCTGCCCGGCATGCTGCACGGCCGCGTGGTGCGTCCGCCCTATGCCGGCGTCGATGCCGGCCCGTTCGTCGGCACCAGCCTCATCGCGATCGACGAATCTTCCGTGCGCGACATCCCCGGGCTCGTCGCCGTCGTGCGCATCGGCGATTTCGTCGGCGTCGTCGCCGAGCGCGAAGAGAACGCGATCTGCGCGGCCGAGCAGCTCAAGGTGAGCTGGAAGCCCACGCCGGCGCTGACCGACCTCGCCGACGTCGAGACTGCGCTGCGTGCCAATCCGTCAACGCCCCGCACACTGATCGACAAGGGCGACGTCGATGCCGCGATATCAGGCGCGGCCAAGCCGATGCAGCGGACCTATGTCTGGCCGTATCAGATGCACGCCTCGATCGGCCCGTCCTGCGCCGTCGCCGACTTCCAGGACGGCAACGTCCGCGTCTGGTCCGGCACGCAGAATCCGCACGTGCTGCGCAGCGACCTCGCCCTGCTCATCGAGCGTCCCGAAAGCGAGGTTGACGTCATCCGTCTCGAGGCCGCCGGCTGCTACGGCCGCAATTGCGCCGATGACGTCAGCGCGGATGCGCTGCTGTTGTCGCGTGCGGTCGGCCGACCGGTGCGAGTGCAGTTGACGCGCGAGCAGGAGCACGCCTGGGAGCCTAAGGGCACCGCGCAGCTCATCGACGTCAATGGCGGCCTCGACGCCAATGGCGGCATCGCCGGTTACGATCTCGCCACCCGCTATCCCTCGAACGCCGCGCCGACGCTGGCGCTGCTGCTCACGGGCCGCATTTCACCCGAGCCCGCCGTGCTGCAGATGGGCGATCGCACCGCGATCCCGCCTTACGATTACGAGCACATGCGCGTCGTCGCCCACGACATGGCGCCGATCGTGCGCGCCTCCTGGTTTCGCGGCGTCTCGGCGCTGCCGAACACGTTTGCTCACGAATCCTATATCGACGAGGCAGCGACCGAGGCGGGCGTCGATCCGGTCGAATATCGCCTGCGCTATCTGAAGGACCAGCGCGCCGTCGATCTCGTCAATGCGGTGGCTGAACGCGCGGGCTGGACGCCGCGGCCGGTGCGTGAAGACAAGGACGGCGACATCGTGCACGGGCGCGGCTTTGCCTATGCGCTGTATGTCCACAGCAAGTTTCCAGGTTATGGCGCGGCGTGGTCGGCCTGGGTCGCCGACGTCTCCGTTAACAAGACCACCGGCGATGTCAGCGTCACGCGGGTGGTCGCCGGGCAAGATTCCGGCTTGATGATCAATCCCGACGGCGTGCGCCACCAGATCCAGGGCAATGTCATCCAGTCCACCAGCCGCGCGCTGATGGAGGAGGTTTCGTTCGAGCGCGGCGCGGTCGCAGCGCGCGAATGGGGCGCCTATCCCATCATCCCCTTTCCCGACGTGCCCAAGATCGACGTCCTGATGCTGCCGCGGCAAGATCACCCGCCGCTCGGCGTCGGCGAGTCCGCCTCGGTGCCGTCAGCGGCGGCCATCGCGAATGCGATCTTCGATGCCACCGGCGTGCGCTTTCGCGAGCCGCCGTTCACGCCCGAGCGCATTCTGAAGGGATTGCGCGGTGAAACATCCCCCGTGCCGCAGGCCCTGCCGGCGCCAACCGCCCCGCAGCCATCGCGGATCTGGGAAAATCCCTTTGCCAGACGCGCCGGCGTTTTCGCTGCGATTGCGGCCGTCTGCACCGCGGCGATCGGCATCGCCGCTGCGCTTCTGCCGGGCCGCGCGATCCTACCGATCGCCCGGCCCGATGCATCGGTCTATTCCGCCGCGACCATCGCGCGCGGCGCGCAGCTCGCAGCGCTCGGCAATTGCGCGGAGTGCCACACCACGATCGACGGCATGCTCAACGCCGGCGGCCGCGCGCTGGAAACGCCGTTCGGCACGATCTATTCGACCAACATCACACCTGACGTCGAGACCGGCATCGGCGCCTGGTCGTATCCCGCCTTCGAGCGCGCGATGCGCGACGGCCTGCATCGCGACGGACGGCAGCTCTATCCCGCCTTTCCCTACCCGCATTTTGCCAGGACCAGCGATGCCGACATGCAGGCGCTCTATGCCTACCTGATGGCGCAGCCCGCCGTGCGCGCAACGGCGCCCGCAAACTCGCTCACCTTCCCCTTCAATCTGCGCCCGCTCCTTGCGGGCTGGAACGCGTTCTTCCACCGGACCCAAGAGTTCAAGCCCGATCCCGCCAAATCCGAGCAATGGAATCGCGGTGCATATCTCGTCGAAGCGCTCGGCCATTGCAGCGGCTGCCACTCGCCGCGCAACGCGCTCGGCGCCGAACAGCGCCAGGCCTATCTCGCCGGCGGATTTGCCGAAGGCTGGGAAGCGCCGCCGCTGACATCGCACTCGCACGCGCCGATCCCGTGGAACGAGGACGAGCTGTTCGCCTATTTACGCACCGGCCATTCGCGTTATCACGGCGTCGCCGCCGGCCCGATGGCGCCTGTTGTCCACGACCTCAAGGCCTTGCCCGACGAGGACATCCGCGCAATGGCGGTCTATCTCGGCTCGTTTAACGACGCCGCAAAGGATGGACCCGCATTGGCCGCGAAACTCGAGAGCGCAACGCAAGTCACCGTCGCCTCGTCCACCGGCGCGCGGCTTTACGAGGGCGCCTGCGCCGTCTGTCACGAAGTCGGCGGCCTGCCGCTGTTCGGGAGCCGCCCCTCGCTCGCGCTCAACAGCAATCTGCACAGCGCAACAGCAGACAATCTCGTGCAGGTGATCCTGCACGGCATCACTGAGCCCGCATCGAGCGATCTCGGCTACATGCCCGCCTTTGGGAATAGCATGAGCGACGCGCACGTCGAGCAGCTCGCCAACTTCCTGCGCGGACAATTCGCGCCGGACAAGCCCGCCTGGACCGGCGTCCGCGAGACGATCGCGCGGGTGCGCGCCTCAGCACACTAA
- a CDS encoding catechol 2,3-dioxygenase → MQPEPILDLAHLGHMELLTPKPDESLKFFVDVMGMTVSGQKGESVYLRGWDDYERYSLKLTASKTSGMEHMALRARSQQALERRVAALKGSGFDIGWIDGDMGQGPTFRCRDPDGHIVELYYETEWYQAPQELKPALKNQAQRFPARGVNVRRLDHLNCLAVDIKANREFFENYLGCRLTEQIVLNDGREAAMWLTMSNKSYDFAYSLDHSGVPGRFHHVTYALDSREEILRAADIFLENGVHIETGPHKHAIQQTFFLYVYEPGGNRVEVANAGARLILAPDWKPIVWTEEERKKGQAWGLKTIESFHTHGTPPVEMKKHA, encoded by the coding sequence ATGCAGCCCGAACCAATCCTCGATCTCGCCCATCTCGGCCACATGGAGCTGCTGACGCCGAAGCCGGACGAGAGCCTGAAGTTCTTCGTCGATGTCATGGGCATGACGGTGAGCGGCCAAAAGGGCGAGTCGGTCTATTTGCGCGGCTGGGACGATTACGAGCGCTATTCGCTCAAGCTGACGGCGTCGAAGACATCGGGCATGGAGCATATGGCGCTGCGCGCGCGGAGCCAGCAGGCGCTGGAGCGCCGCGTTGCTGCGCTGAAGGGCTCGGGCTTCGACATCGGCTGGATCGACGGCGACATGGGGCAGGGGCCGACGTTTCGCTGCCGCGACCCCGACGGACACATCGTCGAGCTCTACTACGAGACCGAATGGTATCAGGCGCCGCAGGAGCTGAAGCCGGCGCTGAAGAACCAGGCGCAGCGCTTTCCCGCGCGCGGGGTCAATGTCCGCCGACTCGATCATCTCAATTGCCTTGCCGTCGACATCAAGGCCAACCGCGAGTTCTTCGAGAATTACCTCGGCTGCCGTCTTACCGAGCAGATCGTGCTCAACGACGGGCGGGAAGCGGCGATGTGGCTGACCATGTCGAACAAGAGCTACGACTTCGCCTACTCGCTCGATCATTCCGGCGTACCGGGCCGCTTCCATCACGTCACCTACGCGCTCGACAGCCGCGAGGAGATCCTGCGCGCCGCCGATATCTTCCTGGAAAATGGCGTGCACATCGAGACCGGCCCGCACAAGCATGCGATCCAGCAGACCTTCTTCCTCTATGTCTACGAGCCCGGCGGCAACCGCGTCGAAGTCGCCAATGCCGGCGCGCGTCTCATCCTCGCGCCGGACTGGAAGCCGATCGTGTGGACGGAAGAGGAGCGCAAGAAGGGCCAGGCCTGGGGCCTGAAGACGATCGAGTCATTCCACACCCACGGCACCCCGCCGGTGGAGATGAAGAAGCACGCTTAG
- a CDS encoding ATP-binding protein yields the protein MTSFGRVISVRGSLARVGLLAESRMPISEVRATVGRFVSIRCASSVIVAMITEVSCENLSSSDNYIAIASVDLLGEILNAADKAKFQRGVTNYPTIGDAVDLITSQELRTIYAPTGSDQINVGFLQQDRSVVAYVDVEEMLSKHFAVLGSTGVGKSTGVSLLLNEILKARPNLRIFLLDVHNEYGRCFGDRALVLNPRNLKLPFWLFNFEEIVDVLFGGRAGVPEELDILAEVIPLAKGVYTQYQNADRLGLKRIDPKQIGFTVDTPVPYRLVDLISLIDERMGKLENRSSRIIYHKLISRIEAVKNDPRYAFMFDNANVGGDTMAEVISHLFRLPANGKPMTVMQLAGFPAEVIDSVVSVLCRMAFDFGLWSDGVSPLLFVCEEAHRYASADRNIGFGPTRKAVSRIAKEGRKYGVYLGLITQRPAELDATIISQCNTLFTMRLANDRDQALLRAAVSDAAANLLSFVPSLGTREVLAFGEGVALPTRLRFKEVPPHQLPRGEATISSVPSVNAGHDMHFVSAVLERWRGATSQRDVPNDPVFSAPPAKTLTPAETPMLQPSMGLDPDRFSLLKKPLR from the coding sequence GTGACATCTTTTGGACGCGTGATTTCGGTACGCGGATCGCTGGCTCGGGTCGGGCTTCTGGCGGAAAGCCGGATGCCGATCTCGGAAGTGCGGGCGACCGTCGGCCGTTTCGTCAGCATCCGCTGCGCCAGCTCGGTCATCGTCGCCATGATCACCGAGGTGTCTTGCGAGAATTTATCGAGCAGCGACAACTACATCGCGATCGCCTCGGTCGACCTGCTCGGTGAGATCCTCAATGCGGCCGACAAGGCCAAATTCCAGCGCGGCGTCACCAATTATCCGACCATCGGCGACGCCGTGGACCTGATCACCAGCCAGGAGCTGCGCACGATCTACGCACCGACCGGGTCGGATCAGATCAATGTCGGCTTCCTCCAGCAGGACCGCTCCGTCGTCGCCTATGTCGACGTCGAGGAGATGCTGTCCAAGCATTTTGCCGTGCTCGGATCGACCGGCGTCGGTAAATCGACCGGCGTCTCGCTGCTGCTCAACGAGATCCTGAAAGCGCGGCCGAACCTGCGCATCTTCCTGCTCGACGTGCACAACGAATACGGTCGCTGCTTCGGCGACCGCGCGCTGGTGCTCAACCCGCGAAACCTCAAGCTGCCGTTCTGGCTGTTCAATTTCGAGGAAATCGTCGACGTGCTGTTCGGCGGCCGCGCCGGCGTGCCCGAGGAGCTCGACATCCTTGCGGAAGTCATCCCGCTCGCCAAGGGCGTCTACACCCAGTACCAGAACGCCGACCGCCTCGGCCTGAAGCGCATCGATCCCAAGCAGATCGGTTTCACCGTAGACACGCCGGTTCCGTATCGTCTGGTCGACCTGATCTCGCTGATCGACGAGCGCATGGGCAAGCTGGAAAACCGCTCCTCGCGCATCATCTATCACAAGCTGATCTCGCGCATCGAGGCCGTGAAGAACGATCCTCGCTACGCCTTCATGTTCGACAACGCCAATGTCGGTGGCGACACCATGGCCGAGGTGATCAGCCATCTGTTCCGCCTGCCCGCCAACGGCAAGCCGATGACGGTGATGCAGCTCGCCGGCTTCCCGGCGGAAGTGATCGATTCCGTCGTCTCCGTGCTCTGCCGCATGGCCTTCGATTTCGGCCTGTGGAGCGACGGCGTCTCGCCGCTGCTGTTCGTCTGCGAAGAGGCGCACCGCTATGCCTCCGCCGACCGCAATATCGGCTTCGGTCCGACGCGCAAGGCGGTCTCGCGCATCGCCAAGGAGGGGCGCAAATACGGCGTCTATCTCGGCCTGATCACCCAGCGGCCGGCCGAGCTCGACGCCACCATCATCTCCCAGTGCAACACGCTGTTCACGATGCGTCTTGCCAACGACCGCGACCAGGCGCTGCTGCGCGCCGCGGTCTCGGATGCGGCCGCGAACTTGCTGTCCTTCGTGCCGTCGCTCGGCACCCGCGAGGTGCTGGCGTTCGGCGAAGGCGTCGCGCTGCCGACGCGCCTGCGCTTCAAGGAGGTGCCGCCACATCAATTGCCGCGCGGCGAAGCCACGATTTCGAGCGTGCCGTCAGTCAACGCCGGTCACGACATGCATTTCGTCAGCGCCGTGCTCGAGCGCTGGCGCGGCGCAACCTCGCAGCGCGACGTCCCTAACGACCCGGTGTTCTCCGCGCCTCCGGCGAAGACGCTTACCCCCGCCGAAACGCCGATGCTGCAGCCCTCGATGGGGCTCGATCCCGACCGTTTCTCGCTGCTGAAGAAGCCGCTGCGATAG
- a CDS encoding peroxidase-related enzyme (This protein belongs to a clade of uncharacterized proteins related to peroxidases such as the alkylhydroperoxidase AhpD.) — translation MTKPAQRFQAPSIDALPEDIRTRLLAVQEKSGFVPNVFLTLAYRPDEFRAFFAYHDALMEKDSGLTKAEREMIVVATSAANQCQYCVIAHGAILRIRAKNPLIADQIAANYRKADITPRQKAMLDFAMKISSDAQRSSEEDFAALGPHGFSDDDIWDIAAISAFFGLSNRLANFTGMRPNDEFYLMGRLPKA, via the coding sequence ATGACAAAACCCGCGCAACGCTTTCAAGCCCCTTCAATCGACGCCCTCCCTGAGGACATCCGCACGCGCCTCCTCGCCGTGCAGGAGAAGAGCGGCTTCGTCCCCAACGTATTTCTGACGCTGGCCTACCGGCCCGACGAGTTCCGCGCCTTCTTCGCCTATCACGACGCGCTGATGGAGAAGGACAGCGGGCTGACCAAGGCCGAGCGCGAGATGATCGTGGTGGCGACCTCGGCGGCGAACCAGTGCCAGTATTGCGTGATCGCCCATGGCGCGATCCTGCGCATCCGCGCCAAGAACCCTTTGATCGCCGACCAGATCGCGGCCAACTATCGCAAGGCCGACATCACGCCGCGGCAGAAGGCGATGCTCGATTTCGCGATGAAGATCTCGTCGGATGCGCAGCGCAGCTCGGAGGAGGATTTCGCAGCCCTCGGCCCCCACGGCTTCAGCGACGACGACATCTGGGACATCGCCGCGATCTCGGCCTTCTTCGGACTCTCGAACCGGCTGGCGAATTTCACCGGCATGCGTCCGAATGACGAATTCTATCTGATGGGACGACTGCCAAAAGCATGA
- a CDS encoding MgtC/SapB family protein — translation MMDIDWSEILLRLGVAMLAGSAIGLNRDLNGKPIGLKTLGIVGLSTATVVLLGLQLSEPGKVVDATSRIIQGILTGIGFLGAGVIVHESERFRVRGLTSAACTFLAACLGIVCGAGQWKIVVVALALAFVLLTIGRRLERHVHRMLGGKDEPHQENRPT, via the coding sequence ATGATGGATATCGACTGGTCCGAAATCCTGCTGCGCCTTGGCGTTGCGATGCTTGCCGGAAGCGCGATCGGGCTGAACCGCGACCTGAACGGCAAGCCGATCGGGCTGAAGACGCTTGGCATTGTCGGCCTTTCCACCGCGACCGTGGTGCTGCTCGGCCTGCAACTCTCCGAGCCCGGCAAGGTCGTCGATGCCACCAGCCGGATCATTCAGGGCATCCTCACCGGCATCGGCTTTCTCGGTGCCGGCGTCATCGTTCACGAAAGCGAGCGATTCCGCGTCCGTGGTCTGACCAGCGCGGCGTGCACTTTCCTTGCTGCCTGCCTCGGGATCGTCTGCGGTGCGGGCCAATGGAAGATCGTCGTCGTCGCGCTGGCATTGGCCTTCGTGCTGCTCACGATCGGCCGCCGGCTCGAGCGACACGTGCACCGGATGCTCGGTGGCAAGGACGAGCCGCACCAGGAGAATAGGCCGACCTAG
- a CDS encoding flavin reductase family protein: protein MNSSADEPADVTFDFREMSARDKYKLLIGTVVPRPIALVTTVDPAGRINAAPFSFFNCLSADPPILALGVENHPDMRFKDTGLNIRLTEVFTVNIVSHAIAEAMHVCAVPFSPEHDELRAAGLTAMPGKTVASPWIKEAPAAFECRRHVTLELGKSRQIIMGEILFAHYHADVVDAERLHIDPARLDAIARLGGSTCSTIRDRFDMETPTLDDYWSQRQS, encoded by the coding sequence ATGAACAGCAGCGCTGATGAACCGGCCGACGTGACGTTCGATTTCCGCGAGATGTCGGCGCGCGACAAATACAAGCTGCTGATCGGTACGGTCGTGCCGCGGCCGATCGCGCTGGTGACGACGGTCGATCCCGCCGGGCGGATCAACGCCGCGCCGTTCAGCTTCTTCAATTGCCTCTCGGCTGATCCGCCGATCCTGGCGCTCGGCGTCGAAAATCATCCGGACATGCGGTTCAAGGACACCGGCCTCAACATCCGCCTGACCGAGGTCTTCACCGTCAACATCGTCTCGCATGCGATCGCCGAAGCCATGCATGTCTGCGCCGTGCCGTTCTCACCGGAGCACGACGAATTACGGGCTGCTGGCCTGACCGCGATGCCGGGCAAGACGGTGGCCTCGCCCTGGATCAAGGAGGCTCCCGCCGCGTTCGAATGCCGCCGTCACGTGACGCTCGAGCTCGGCAAGTCGCGCCAGATCATCATGGGCGAGATCCTGTTCGCGCACTACCACGCCGATGTCGTCGATGCCGAACGCCTGCACATCGACCCTGCCAGGCTCGATGCCATCGCAAGGCTTGGCGGCAGCACCTGCTCGACCATTCGCGACCGTTTCGACATGGAGACGCCGACGCTCGACGATTATTGGAGCCAGCGGCAATCGTAG
- a CDS encoding DUF6894 family protein, protein MPRFHFDIHEDSRLITDEDGQNFADVEGARKEAMLTGASIAREAFVAGSAGHVVVDVREDEHAPCLKISIRLEVEKISG, encoded by the coding sequence ATGCCACGATTCCATTTCGATATCCACGAGGACAGCCGCCTCATCACCGACGAGGACGGACAGAACTTTGCGGATGTGGAGGGGGCCCGCAAGGAAGCCATGCTGACCGGTGCCTCCATCGCCCGCGAGGCGTTCGTGGCCGGCAGCGCCGGTCATGTCGTGGTCGACGTGCGCGAAGACGAGCATGCGCCCTGCCTGAAGATCTCGATCAGGCTCGAGGTCGAGAAGATCAGCGGATGA
- a CDS encoding Crp/Fnr family transcriptional regulator, which yields MFWRDTLIDSAMFREWIVNVGQRPAPARLAHVMIELRERLRLIGRVEGDSFEMPLTQEQIGEALGITAVHANRVIKQVRQEGIVEFNRGRVTVLDERKFQELADFDGRYLHQSPTL from the coding sequence ATGTTCTGGCGCGATACGCTGATCGACTCGGCGATGTTCCGCGAATGGATCGTCAATGTCGGCCAGCGTCCTGCGCCGGCGCGGCTCGCCCACGTCATGATCGAGCTGCGCGAACGCCTCAGGCTCATCGGCCGCGTGGAGGGCGACAGCTTCGAGATGCCCCTGACGCAGGAGCAGATCGGCGAAGCCCTGGGAATTACCGCGGTGCACGCCAATCGTGTGATCAAGCAGGTGCGGCAGGAAGGCATCGTCGAGTTCAACCGCGGCCGTGTCACGGTGCTCGACGAGCGGAAATTTCAGGAACTAGCGGATTTCGACGGCCGTTACCTGCATCAGTCGCCAACCCTTTGA
- a CDS encoding cyclic nucleotide-binding domain-containing protein, which translates to MPSDPIRAALIRRLRVSSAIADEDVKEIEALPISVRQYPAETAVVRDGERASECCLIVDGFCVRSRTIASGRRQILSLQIPGEIPDLMSLFLHVMDHDLTTLTPATRASSATTI; encoded by the coding sequence GTGCCCAGCGATCCGATCCGTGCGGCGCTCATCAGGCGGCTGCGCGTCTCGTCCGCGATCGCGGACGAGGACGTCAAGGAGATCGAAGCCCTTCCGATCTCCGTGCGGCAGTACCCCGCCGAGACGGCGGTGGTGCGCGATGGCGAGCGCGCGAGCGAGTGTTGCCTGATCGTGGATGGTTTCTGTGTGCGCTCCAGGACCATCGCGAGCGGCAGGCGGCAGATCCTTTCACTCCAGATCCCCGGCGAAATTCCTGATTTGATGAGCCTGTTCCTGCACGTGATGGACCATGACCTCACCACGCTGACTCCCGCGACGCGGGCTTCATCAGCCACGACAATCTGA
- a CDS encoding ParB-like protein produces MTTNAREPRVHPVSILSLRPTQMTVGMREVKEKRKRWREHGKKKQSDLLGTHMIPVVAGPDDRYYVIDHHHLGRALHDEGIKQVLVTVVGDLRMVEREAFWGVMDNKRWVYPYDSKGERRPFRDLPKSVADLKDDPFRSLAGELRRMGGFAKDTTPFSEFLWADFLRRKLTRKAVDANFDKALEKALAAAKSKDAVYLPGWCGPASDD; encoded by the coding sequence ATGACCACCAACGCGCGCGAGCCGAGAGTGCATCCGGTGTCGATCCTGTCGCTCCGGCCGACGCAAATGACGGTCGGCATGCGCGAGGTCAAGGAGAAGCGTAAGCGCTGGCGGGAGCATGGCAAGAAGAAGCAGTCCGACCTGCTCGGCACCCATATGATCCCCGTCGTTGCCGGACCGGACGATCGCTATTACGTCATCGACCACCACCATCTCGGCCGTGCGCTGCACGATGAGGGGATCAAGCAGGTGCTGGTCACCGTGGTCGGCGATCTCCGGATGGTCGAGCGCGAAGCGTTCTGGGGCGTGATGGACAACAAGCGCTGGGTCTATCCTTACGATAGCAAGGGCGAGCGTCGTCCGTTCCGCGACCTGCCGAAATCGGTCGCCGACCTCAAGGACGATCCTTTCCGCAGTCTCGCGGGCGAGCTTCGCCGCATGGGCGGTTTCGCCAAGGACACCACCCCGTTCTCCGAATTTTTGTGGGCCGACTTTCTGCGCCGCAAGCTGACGCGCAAGGCCGTGGACGCCAATTTCGACAAGGCGCTGGAAAAGGCCTTGGCGGCGGCCAAGAGCAAGGACGCGGTCTATCTGCCCGGCTGGTGCGGCCCGGCGTCGGACGATTGA
- a CDS encoding acyl carrier protein: MSSTFDQVATIIAETCDIPRDTITPDSHAIDDLGIDSLDFLDIAFAIDKQFGIKLPLEKWTQEVNDGKATTEQYFVLKNLCARIDELVAAKGASA, encoded by the coding sequence ATGTCCTCCACATTCGATCAGGTCGCTACGATCATCGCTGAAACCTGCGACATCCCGCGCGACACGATCACGCCGGATAGCCATGCCATCGATGACCTCGGCATCGACAGCCTCGATTTTCTGGACATCGCGTTTGCGATCGACAAGCAGTTCGGTATCAAGCTGCCGCTGGAAAAGTGGACTCAGGAAGTCAACGACGGCAAGGCGACCACCGAGCAGTATTTCGTCCTGAAGAACCTGTGCGCGCGTATCGACGAGCTGGTTGCCGCCAAGGGCGCGAGCGCCTAA
- a CDS encoding 3-hydroxyacyl-ACP dehydratase FabZ family protein, which produces MQLEYFHMIDRIVDLKVDEKTIVVEAQVPQESTVFEGHFPGYPLMPGVLLIESMAQASGFLLLGVLKFERMPILAAVKEAKVRGSVFPGDLMTLEASVAHEGSGYAMTEAKIRVGGKLRANSQLTFTLIPFPNSDMRGYMDAVAQRVGFPQQAVSP; this is translated from the coding sequence ATGCAACTCGAATACTTCCACATGATCGATCGCATCGTCGACCTCAAGGTCGACGAGAAGACGATCGTTGTCGAGGCCCAGGTCCCCCAGGAGAGCACCGTCTTCGAGGGGCACTTCCCGGGCTATCCGCTGATGCCTGGCGTGCTCCTGATCGAATCGATGGCGCAGGCCTCGGGCTTTCTCCTGCTTGGCGTCTTGAAGTTCGAGCGCATGCCTATTCTCGCCGCCGTGAAGGAAGCCAAGGTGCGCGGCTCGGTGTTTCCGGGTGACCTGATGACCCTCGAGGCAAGCGTGGCCCATGAGGGCTCGGGCTATGCGATGACCGAGGCCAAGATCCGCGTCGGCGGCAAGCTGCGTGCGAACTCGCAGCTCACTTTCACGCTGATCCCCTTCCCCAATTCAGATATGCGCGGATACATGGACGCGGTCGCACAACGCGTCGGCTTTCCGCAACAGGCCGTATCGCCATGA